The DNA region gAAGCCAAAAAGTTCTTTCACATCACAACAAGACTTTGGACCTCCTGCCCAGCTGGgtgatgtgcccccccccccccccccacctgctcTGCCTGGCGTAGAGCTGGAAAAAAACGCCCAAGCAGTGCCGGAGTCCGACGTCGTCCTCGGTGAGCGGGTTGTACCACAGCAGAACCAGACGTGACAGGATCTTGGCGCTGGACACGCGGCCGGCGTACATCAGTTTGGCCAAACCTTCGGCCGTCGCCGTGCGCAGTTCCGAAACCTGCGGGCGACATTTCCCGACGGTTGGCGCGTCTTCTCAAGTCTTCGTTTTGCTGCCGCTTCGGAAACGCACTTCGTTATTTCCACCGTTAAGGCTTCACAGCGGCTTGGAAATTGGAACTTACCAAGATCGTGCCGAGCGCACGTTTCTTCGCGTATAACGTCACGTTCATTTGTGCCAACGTTgaatatgaatacaaaaaaaaaaaaaaacttttatgttgttgtaaaatgtgaaatctcattttttgcagttaatgGTGACAGAACCTCCtgcaaaaggtgaaaaaaaaaaaaaatgaaatgggagTCATGATTCCCTGAGGAATTTTTGTGGGTTCAGGTACCACAATGAgtataatattttttcatgtagagtGAATCAATATTTTTGTACTTCTGCCCTCTTTGATGCCCCTCAGCGGCCCCTGGAACATTAAggacatgaccccccccccccaaatggcATGCAGGGAAACCAACAtgcatggctgttttttttttcccccgccccTTCAccttcggttttttttttttgttttgatgcttAATATTTTGTGGAATGGCCAGGGACCGCCCTATGCATTCCTTGAAATTATGTTTCATGATCATTTTGTCCGAACAGCGTCTGTGCCGTTTTGCTTCAACACAGCTGACACAGGCCGCGGCGCCGTCGTCCGTCCCGCCCCAATTTTTGACAATCCTCTCAATTGGGTTTTGTCACAACAACACTAAAAGTTATGACGTGACGCGCGCGGGCTGACCTCACTGTCCAGAAGTTCCGACAGCATCACCAAAACGTTCCGAGCGCCGTCCTCCCCGTCGGCTTCACCCGGCGCCGCCGTTTCCCGGTCCGGCGACGGCGGCTTTCCACCGTCGCCGTCGTCGGAAAGCAGCTGGAAGCCAAACAGCAGCAGCTGGTCGGTGACCGCTCGCAGAGCGATGATGCGAATCTTGACCTCGTCCAGCTGAGcgatctttcaaaaaaaaaaaaaaaaatgcagttgtaATATTGGGGTTATTGCCGCATTCTACTCTGAACAgaataaaccccccccccccccccagatggAGTCAGGAATATAAAAGAGACTTTGAAATCATCTGTGTACTTTTACTTCCGAGTGCTCCAAAACGTCTCCCTcccccacaacaacaacaacaaaaatcatacattcgaGTGTGAAATTTAAGAATCAAGTCAACTTTTGTCAAATTCAAGCAAACTTATTGTTCCGTTTATTGACACGTTAACGCTTCTCTGTCCGGAACCGTTTCGGAGCCAAATGCTCAAAAAGAGGAGATCgtgtttgcattttaaaaaagaaaaagaagaagaaacgcaggagttggggcggggggggggggggggccaggTCCAGTATCAGTGGAAGCGTCTCAAAGCGGACTTGCTTCGGATCGGCGCCTGCTCCGGAGCGGAGAGGCCCGGAATCTCGAGAACGACTTGCCAGCTGTGATGctcgcttgcttttttttttttttttttcccttcttcaaaaatttaaaataataaaaaaaaaaaaaaaaaaaaaaaaaaaggcaccaaGCGGCCCGTTTTGGCTCATGGTAAAAAGCAGACTTCAAAAATAAGCGGATGCGAAATTCCTGCTTTGAACCTCCGCTGGgaccattaaataaaaaaaaaaaaaaaaaaaagcacttggaAATGTTTGCGTCGCCACAATTGAGAAATCCCGCCGATATTTACTGCTGCAGGCAGATGGCAGGGGAGTCATTTGTGAGCAACGTCAACATACattccgtgatttttttttttttaaaacctaaaatgctgcgattggctggcaaccagttcagcgcgCGGCCCACTTCCTTCCAGAAGAacgctgggatcggctccggcactcccgcgacccttgtgaggataggcggctcagaaaatggacggctcAACGTCAAATGGGAACGCCGATCGGAAGTGGCGGGCTCCTTATTATTTGATTATTGGAGCAGTCATCAATTATTACTATGAAGTGTCGTTTTGACGATTTGGTGCTGATCCAAATTTGGAGGTACACGTGACAGAAGCGAAGCGCGCACGTCATCGGCGTCACGGACGTCCTTACCTGCAGCAGAAGGACGAAGTGCGTCTTGGCGAGCTGCCTGCTGTGCAGAGCGCACAGACCCAGACACACCACAGCCGTGCTCCGGACCGTCGGGTGAGCGCTGGCGATGCCGGGCAGGACCTGGCGGCGAGACGATCCCGGTCAAGCGGAAACCCGACGCTCAAATCGGTCGAAAGGCCGCGGAGCGGACCGTACCAGCGAAGACATTAAAGCGCCGACGGTGGGCCCGATTGGGTTCTTCACGTTCATCTGCTTGAGCAGCTCGGCGCACATCGTCAGACACCTCAGCAGCGTCTCCGGGTCGTTCTAAACGCAACGAGACTCGCAAAATGGACCCGGtaaaggaacccccccccccccccaaaaaaaaaaaaaaaaaaaaaatatgtgccaATATTGCACTCAACCCTCGGGCTGTGGCTTCAAACCATTTTCAAACCCGCGAGGTGTTGGAGGTCCGGTACCTTCTCAGCGCGGATCTCGTTGTCGACCGTCTGAACGCTGGCCTCGATCTCCCGGAGGATTTGGTTGCGCCGGTTCTCCTGCTCCGCGATGACGTCCTTCAGTTGGGCGGCGCGGCCGAAGTCCTGAGCGCCGACGGACTCCTCCAGGGCTTGTTTGGCCTCCATGATGCGAACCTTCACCTCTGCGAGCTGAATgggtgaagcaaaaaaaaataataataataaataaaggggggggggggcggcgttaGTCCGAGGATTCTTGACAGCGGCCgacggggaggggaggggaaggCGGCCGCCCCcagatgagagcaaaaaaaaaaaaaaaaaaaaaaaatggacacccCCGACCTGAATCCGCTGGCGACGGCTGGCGTTCTCGTCCGGAGGCTGACTGGCTTCGGCGACTGGCGCCCGAAGGTCCGAGATGATTTCTGCCACCTGCACACAAGACAAAGTCCGCTCGCATTTGGTCCTGGGTGGGAGGCGGCCCCGCGGCGTCTTCCTCTGTGGTTTGAAGACGCttgaaataaatgcttttcacttcttttttgtgatatttaaaaatcaattttccacaGAAACTCGATTTATCTCATGATAATGTGAAAATTCCTGTTCTCTCTTTTGACCTGCTtaacaaaaatcaacatttccCGCGTTCACCAATCGGAGCCGATGACGTGAGTCGGCTGCGGGCACGCACCTCGGGTCGAAGGTCAAAGTAAATCACGGCCAACGTTGGCCGTGATTTAATCTGCAGTTGCCCTCCGGCAAAGAGAATTTTGCCCCCGTTGTCACTTTCTTTGCTATTTGCTAGTCACTAAAAACGTCGGCAGTTTTGGCAACTTTGACGGCGCTTGTAGAAAAGAGCTCCGACCcgtctgccgccgccgccgccgccacaaaACGCGAGAGCAAAGTCGTGTCATTCGATGACGTCGGGCTCCCGAAAATAAGAAAGACCAGAAGTGCGTCTCACGGTCAGAACGCGTCGGTTGTCATCGGGCACGAGCGCCAGGAGCTTGTCGGTGAGCGAGACCACCAGCGAGGACGGCGTCTGCGGCGAGGTCAGCATCTCGCGCAGCACGGCCACGAGACATTTCCTGCAAACGTCAACAAATATCGGGCCACGGAAGCAGAGAACCGGAACCGGAACCCTTccgcacgggggggggggggggggggggtcctctctctctctcacctgcCGCCCTCCTCGTTGGTGTCCAGGCAGTCCATGAGCTGGATGAGCTGCTGCGAGATGAAATCTTTGGTCATGACCAACTCCAGCTGGCTGAAGTCGGCTCTCTGCTCCTCCGACAGAACCGGAACCGCCTTCAAATACCTGAAGGAGGGAAAAGAAGCTGGGAGATTTTGGACTCAGTGGTAAATCGCCCTAAAACTGCAATTCAAACCCTCTTCCGACCCCGATCTATTGAAattattagttgttttttttttccccccaatacaTACACACCtcgtctgggggggggggttcatcaataaaatgtacaaCGTTGATATTTACTGCTAAAGTTAAAAGTGTTCAAAAAGCAAGCGAGGCCTCTCGACCCCTGAGTCTGATTCGCAGTTATGAGAACAAAGCGCCGATTATGTGGCCCGCCGCCCTTGTGCGCACTCAAAACGATTTTAAACACGCGGACGCGTCAACGGGTCAGTCAGTGATGGCGAGAAGACGCGCAAGAAAATTGATCAAACGTTACGTCTGTGAGCGAGTGCGGTCCAAATTCAAAGTCAAACGAGAACCCGACGGCGGACGTGCCGGCTCGCCGTTCGACTCCTCACCGAATCAAGAGCAATCGTCGCCGCGCACGTTCCTTATTGACGGGGCGCTTCTGAGAGGTTTTGGCGGGCCTCAGGAGATCAAATTGGGTCCCGGACCGGCGCTTTTAGGAGTCGACGGGGttcatgtttgaaaaatgaaacgAGTGCTTACCTGAAACGCAATCTTTTGATTGGTTTGTTTGCCTTGACGGAGGAAAGGGAACAAAAAGCTCATCAATGATATTTGGAAAACGGCTCCGTTGACTTTCGTTTTCCTTTGAGGAGAAATTCACTGGCGGTCAGCGGGATTATGAATCTTCCAAATACGCTCTTGCGAGATCGGACATCTTTTTACGACGTACCAACGCATCGCAGCGGTCCCAAAGTAATTGAAGGCGGAGGAGAAGCGGCGCCGCGCAGCGGACGGAGAAGGCGAGCCGGACCACGTTCGGTCCACTTCGATTTCGTCAGATCAGAAAGCCGCAAAAACAATTCTTTACCGGCTCCCCGCGGAAGCGTCTCGGCACAAGCTGCCTTGTACCTTTGAGCGAGGGCTCCCGACCCTCCACGCAAACGGCAGAACTTTTGGCGTCCCACGTACCCGCCGAGGTAGTCGGCGTAAGCGGCGGCGTCCGGCAGGATCCGCTCCAACATTTCGTCGCCGTCGTCGCCTTTTTCCTTGACGAACTTGCTCAGAGCTCGCCAGTAGAGCGCATTCTCGCACGTCAGCGCCTCCGCCGGGATGAGCTTCCTGCTCAGACGCACGGAAAATTCACCCACCGGGGCGAAAGGCCGCCAAGAAGGAGCCGACCCGCGTACCTGCCGTCCAGCCCCGCGGCGTTCCGCAGCAGGTCGTCGGCGTCCGCGGCCCGGAAAACCACCGGCAGCGTGGCCAAAGCCGTCGGGGCGCAGTTCTCCACGTCCAGCCTGTGGAGAAGCTCCAGGATGTTCCCGTCCAGTTGCGAAAGCCAAGCGGGCAGCAGACGGGAGCGCACCGTCTCCTTTACGACTTCTGCGACAGAGGCCGGCCAGCGATCACGCAAAAACCGCTTGAAAGCGCGACGGCGGGCCAAAACCGCTCTCACCCGATGCGTCGCGGAGTCCCCGCTCCAGCAGACTCACTCTTTGCGCGATGGACAGAGCTCGAAAATGAACCTTGTCGGCCAGaacctttcaaaacaaaaagtcacgCGGCCGCTGGGCAAAACGGCAAAAAGCCGCAACGCGACACCCAACGAGCGGCGCCTACCTGGTAGGCCAGCTTGCGGACATTTTCCTTCACGTCGCGGGTGCGTTTGAGGACTTTCGGCAGGGTGCGAGGCGACATGGCGACGCAGGAGAGGACGGCCCGGCGCACCTCGGCATTGGTGTCGTGTTCCAGAATCTTCAGGAAGGCTGAACGAGAGAACAGACACCAGTGACGGCAAACGTGGACGGAGGTTTCTCCCCGCCGGCCACGGGGAACACGCACCGCTGACGGTGGGACAGTCGGGATCGTTCGGCTGCTGCAGTCGGGTCATGGCCGAGGCGGCCTGGATGCGCACGTTGGGGAACTTGTCGGTGACCCGGACCAGCATGCTGCGATGGATGCCTTCGAAGAGGTCGTCGTCGATCTGAGCGTTCTCCGGCATGCTGCCGAGTATCTTGTTGATCAGCTGGCACACGCGGAAGCGCACCGCGTGGCTGTTGGCCTCGTGGGACTGACAAAAAACACGAAGCGcatacggtgaagaaaacaacTATTTGTTAGTTCTCCCACcgagaaatcacggaggggtctgaaattttccatcgaaggaggtgagagagagagagagagagagaaatcatcgaaaaagaaaGTCGCAGTGGAGCCCCGTGGCAGATATCACctcgcggggtctcaatgagcctcggaaaggtgaggaatcagcccgggaCCGCACGGCAGGACTCGGTCAACGACCCGAAAAGAGCTGTTCGTCCGCCTCTCAAAGTCCGCCTCCACTCGCATGAATGTTCCTGCATccgatgcacctctgtgaggttgttagctgcagaAAGTCACCCGACctccccgtacaatcagtaagactcaacttgtaacgtggccaaggccaaagagctgtccgaagacaccagagacaaacttGTACAACGCCGCATGGCTGGAAGGGCTAcggagcagcttggtgaaaaaagatccactgttggagcagtcgttagaaaatggaagaagcgaaacgtGACGCTCGACCTCaaccggagtggagccccgtggcagatatcacctcgcggggtctcaatgagcctcggaaaggtgaggaatcagccggGACCGCACGGCAGGACTCGGTCAACGACCCGAAAAGAGCTGCCaccgccgtttccaaggtggctgTCGGTAAtacgtcgtggtttgaaatcgcgcgtggcacggaaggttcccctgcctaAAGCGGCACGTGCCAAGCCCCGTCTTAGGTTTGTCAAGTCACGggggaaagttttgtggtcagacgagATGAAAAATGGCTGCGGTAACCGtgcttggaggaagaccaatgacgagttccatcccgagaacaccgtccctactgtgaagcacgggggtggtagcatcgtgccTTGGGGACGACCGCGGCCgtctattgtgagattttggggagcgacctctttccctcagtcgggGCCGTGGCGGGGGTCTTTcgacacgacaatgacccgaaggacaCGGCCgggaaaaccgaggagtggctccgtaaagaAGCacgtcaaggttctggcgtggcctcgccaatggaaaatctttggagggagctgaaactcagccaggacacctgtctgatctcgaggagtgggccaaaatccctcctgcagtgcgcgcaaacctggtgaacaactacaggaaaccttcgACCTCCGTGACTGCAAAACGGGAGAACCTGCAATGTAGCAGGGGCTTCAAgtccccattttcttcactgtaagttgtCGCTTCTCATCCTCATCAGTGTGTGCCGGGTTCCACTTACTTTTCCCCTCAAATCTAGAGCAGAACTCGAAAATGACTTGATATCTTGCTAAACGCCAGAATAATGGGAAGGATGTCAAGTTGTCCAATatgcaaatgcacacacaaacctCCAGCAAGAAGTTGAAAAGGAAACTCAAAAATGGATGatcgtcctcctcctcgtcgtcgtcgtcttctccTTGTACATCTTTGGGCGGACACTGGAAACTTGTGGCGAATCTGGCCGCAAACTCGATGACGTTTTCCACAGCGGGCTCCCGCTTGTAAACAATCATGGCGTGTTTCAGAAAGCCGATAAACTGCTGGTGGAAGGAGCTCTTGTCCTCCAGCTGATCggcgacagacagacagacagacgggaCAACAGTCAACCCGCACGCCACAAGAAAGACTCGACTCGACCGGTCCGGGACTCACTTTGTCGTAGCGGTTCTTGAGGCTGGCCACCAGCTTGGCCTTGTTGCTGTGGGCCTTCTGAGCGCACCCGAAGACCTCCTTGAGGTCCGTTTGGCTGATCGCGGCCATGTTGCGACGAAATGCGACGCGTCCGCTTTTCTCTCCGCGCagattaaaacaataataaacaataattacAGCGCGCGGCAACTGGAAGTCGGACGAGTCTCCtctccggtccggtccggtccggctCGCTTCTGAATGTGGCGCCCGCCTGTTTTCAAATGCCGTCCTCGTCTCGCGAGAACGAGAAAACGGGCGCGCGATCTGTACGGCGTCGCCGCTGAGCCCTCATTTGAGTCTCGCAGGCAAGTACGCGGACAGAAAACCCGAAAAGGTTTCGCAACACTTTGATGAATGTTGTACCGGTCTTTctaaatacacacacagtatGTATTTATACTGCTTGTAATGATTTATTCACATGTGTGGTAGTGAATCTATTTGAGTCTTGAATGTCCCTTGTGTACGCACGCAGTGCTCAATACGCCACAGGAAAGTCCAGCACCTGTGACGTTGCCGCTCAAAATCTTTCGGGcgttttcatcattttcaaagATGGGAACCAAACgttgacggcacggtggatcagctggtaaagttctgaggtcccgggttcaatcccggaccaacccgcctgtgtggagtttgcatgttcttccgcgtgcctgcgtgggtgtccACCGGGCAACGTTAAtgggaccctctaaattgccccaaggtgtgattgggagtgtgactgtttgttgaCTAGTGTGGGTGTattttgcctcctgcccgttgacagctgggataggctcctgcgctccctgtgaccctcatgaggataagtggtaaagaaaatggatggaaccaaACGCAACACAGCCGCTTGCGTTCCTTCACAAACCCAAAACATAACGAGTGCTGCTTCCTGTCgtgatcctgccggtcccagtTCTGGCTGCCCAGGTCTCCTGACACACCTGCAGTCATCAGTCATCCCCAGTCATCCCCGCAGAACTGATCGGACCCAGCGGCCAGGACGGCGTTCCCGGACTGTTGCCATCGGTGcgtcgttcccgcacttcctcgacGTCGTTATCGCCGCTGCTCTCGTGGACTGCATCAAGATTTTTCCCCGAAGTGCCTCCGCGTTTCCCGAGTCCAACTCCGGGTTCCGGTTGTGACACTTCCTCCAGGAGTTAAAATGTCTATctatgcgcgcacacacagctGTCATTGTATCGGTTTTAGCAGATGACTGCCGATCTGCTGTGTTGTCTCTTCTCTCTTGTGGCGTTTGAACGGCCTCGACTTAGCGGAAGCAAATTCCTCGTGTTTCTGACATAGTTGACAAAATAATGATGCGTCTGCTTCTGCTTTCTTGGCTCAGCGATCTTAACGACGACGCAGAGTGAGAGAAGATTCGGGAAGCACAGTTGGAATCAAGCTGATCGTCTTGTTTTTGCATCGCGTTCAACGGAATCGGAAACGACCGTGTCGCGTTTTTCCTGCAAAGCTCGAACTTGACCTCTGCCGACCAAACGCAAGTCAAGCTTTGTTTGGTTCGGAACGACGAGGACGAGCAGTTGCTTGTCACGTAGGGGCGGGCGCAACACGAGCGGACCCCCACCGTCGGgtgggcggggccgcactgcagcagtgcgccccccccccctcctccgaGACAGGTGCTCGCCGTCCGCCGCCTCCCGCATCCTCCGCCGCCCGCCACGTTACGATATCTGGCGGCTGGCCGGCTGACAAGGGGGGGcgagcggggggggggaggctcGCTCGCGCCGAGCGCGTCCCCGATGGACTTGCAGCGCGCGACCTCCGCGATCGCCGGCCGGAGGGCAGTCGGGGCGGGGGCCGCAACCGGAAGGCTCCGCGCCGATCGATCGATCGCCTCCCGAATGCTTTCCGTTGACGGGAGGGGGCCCGCCGACGGAGGAATGACAAGTTGACGGCGGCGTCATTTGGGATCGTCGAAATGGCTTCGGGCTCCGGGAAAGCGATCTAGAGTCCCGGGCCGGGATCCGCCGTCAACGGGAATGCGGCGGAGTTCCCGAGCGCCGACCACGAGAACTGCGACTTCCACATGCACAACAAGATGTGCAAGAAGATCGCTCAGCTCACCAAGGTAGGCGGGCCTGGGGGGGcgacgagcgagcgagcgagcgacggACGGACGCGGCGCTTAgccaaagagcaaaaaaaaaaaaaaaaaaacacaagaaggaaagacagagagagagagagagagagagagagagagagcattgcGACCTCCTGCACTTGCGCCGCTACGACGTTGAAAGGCGACCGCGAATGCATTTGCGCGGCACTCGGAATGCGTgcgtgacgcccccccccccgacttgcACCCGAATCGGTTTCAAGATGCTCTTCAAATCCAAAACCTGCCTTGAAAAAATAGGAGTGACCTTTTCCATTCAATAACACTGTATTATAAAtccaagccgcctatcctcacgagggtcgccttCCCCAGCCGtcttcggccaggaggcggggcgcaccctcGACCGGTCGCCTGGCAAACAAACAACCGTCGGCGCTCGCAATCACGTCTGAtgcaggaaaccggagcacccggagaaaagccacgcaaagcCGGggccggtccttagaactgtgagacgCTGGCTCTGACCAGTCCCGTTTTCTTCATTTGACACTTAACGTTGTACGCCAGGACACAAGTGGCGCATTTCCAGTTCCGCTTCACGGCGCCGAGGTTCTGAGTTTGAGCGTTTTCCTTCCTGGTGGCCCCGCAAAGACGCAGGTCGGTTGCGTTTGTCTGCACGCTTGCCGGCGAACGCCCGAGTCGCCCGTGACAGGCTTGAGAGGAACCGGCCGCTCTTGGATGTCTTTAGGTGGCgcaagtgtacctaataaagtgtccagCGTGAGCAAATTGGCCGCCGAGAGCGCGTTCCGTATGTTGGGACGCTTTTCAAGGCACGTGCCGTCGCTCGGAGGCGCTGTGGGCGTTCCCGCTGAGGGCAGCAGGGCGCGACCCGCCCGGCGTTACTGATGACGATGCAGTCAACGGCGGGCTTCACCTCCGAAGACGTCGGGCGGACGGGTCAGTTCTTGTGTCTGGACCGCTTGGGGACGTTCGCTTCTGGGCCCGGCGGGCAAAAGCTTGAGGACACGCGGCTGGAGGAAGCGGAAAGTCGCCCGCGTGAAGCAAAAAAGGCCTTGCCACGCATCTGACCTGCGCTCTTTGTTTACGGGGTGGATTGCAACAGGAAATGGGGTCAGCGGTCGTAACCTTATACCGTTCATAACTCCTCCGCTCCACCAATCGCgggcccccaccccaccccaccccactttCCTCTGCTTGAACGGGCGCCGCTAAAGATAACCCGAGAGTGTGTCGACGAGGGGGAACGGGCCAATGGGCAGAAAGTGCGTCGCGCCAACCGTGGTGATGTTCAcgggacgttttttttttttcttcttcttcttcttcttcttcggttGCGCGTGCCTGCACAAAGTCCCGCAGCCCTCCGGTGTGCGTTCATGGCGACGTTTTGACAGGCGGACCTAATTTTGTCGCTCTTCCCCGGACTGTCAAAGTGTGGCCCTCTTTGTCACGCCGGCGCCAGCGCGACGCGAGTGCGAACCTCGCCTTCTTTTTTTGCAGCAGTTTTACGCTCAGCTGCAGATTCTGAATTCTCGCCTACCAAGTTTTGACCTCTTCTGCCCTCGCAGCTTCCACAAGTACATACGACGCCGCTCGAGAGCTTGTCGCGCTCCCGCTTTGCAAATCGGCGCCCCGTCCAAACGTTAGTTCGCAAAATCTTATTTCTACACCTGTGGCCGTTTTCCGTCGCTCGGCGTCGCCCCTCCCTTTAGAACGCGGGAGGCGCCCCGACGTGATGGGACGCAAGTGTTGGGCTGGCTtggcgggaacgtgagaagggaGCTTAGCCACATGTCACATCTGTCACTGCCAGGGCAAAATGCGCATCGGAAATTCGTGCGTGCGCACATTGACACCCAGTGGGGGGGCCGCGTCAACGCCGTCGCA from Syngnathoides biaculeatus isolate LvHL_M chromosome 9, ASM1980259v1, whole genome shotgun sequence includes:
- the ncapg gene encoding condensin complex subunit 3 isoform X1; the encoded protein is MAAISQTDLKEVFGCAQKAHSNKAKLVASLKNRYDKLEDKSSFHQQFIGFLKHAMIVYKREPAVENVIEFAARFATSFQCPPKDVQGEDDDDEEEDDHPFLSFLFNFLLESHEANSHAVRFRVCQLINKILGSMPENAQIDDDLFEGIHRSMLVRVTDKFPNVRIQAASAMTRLQQPNDPDCPTVSAFLKILEHDTNAEVRRAVLSCVAMSPRTLPKVLKRTRDVKENVRKLAYQVLADKVHFRALSIAQRVSLLERGLRDASEVVKETVRSRLLPAWLSQLDGNILELLHRLDVENCAPTALATLPVVFRAADADDLLRNAAGLDGRKLIPAEALTCENALYWRALSKFVKEKGDDGDEMLERILPDAAAYADYLGGYLKAVPVLSEEQRADFSQLELVMTKDFISQQLIQLMDCLDTNEEGGRKCLVAVLREMLTSPQTPSSLVVSLTDKLLALVPDDNRRVLTVAEIISDLRAPVAEASQPPDENASRRQRIQLAEVKVRIMEAKQALEESVGAQDFGRAAQLKDVIAEQENRRNQILREIEASVQTVDNEIRAEKNDPETLLRCLTMCAELLKQMNVKNPIGPTVGALMSSLVLPGIASAHPTVRSTAVVCLGLCALHSRQLAKTHFVLLLQIAQLDEVKIRIIALRAVTDQLLLFGFQLLSDDGDGGKPPSPDRETAAPGEADGEDGARNVLVMLSELLDSEVSELRTATAEGLAKLMYAGRVSSAKILSRLVLLWYNPLTEDDVGLRHCLGVFFQLYARQSRAHQEVVEESFLPTMRTLLNAPATSPLAQVDVNNVAELFVELTRPSALVKPDAEEVRVHDYLALRVCGEMLRDPKAPEVHLYAKTLSYLELSGNQTVREDLLSLLQQLAQVVKERVSLRALDKLISQLADSREEAEVLGASVPRPKDVGADETVADEPPKAPARGKRGQRKAGAAKGGRKASKRTGSSEESSDGENVPDAVPAARPSRRAKIAAMEKTKLDLNPLLNQEANVS
- the ncapg gene encoding condensin complex subunit 3 isoform X2 — encoded protein: MAAISQTDLKEVFGCAQKAHSNKAKLVASLKNRYDKLEDKSSFHQQFIGFLKHAMIVYKREPAVENVIEFAARFATSFQCPPKDVQGEDDDDEEEDDHPFLSFLFNFLLESHEANSHAVRFRVCQLINKILGSMPENAQIDDDLFEGIHRSMLVRVTDKFPNVRIQAASAMTRLQQPNDPDCPTVSAFLKILEHDTNAEVRRAVLSCVAMSPRTLPKVLKRTRDVKENVRKLAYQVLADKVHFRALSIAQRVSLLERGLRDASEVVKETVRSRLLPAWLSQLDGNILELLHRLDVENCAPTALATLPVVFRAADADDLLRNAAGLDGRKLIPAEALTCENALYWRALSKFVKEKGDDGDEMLERILPDAAAYADYLGGYLKAVPVLSEEQRADFSQLELVMTKDFISQQLIQLMDCLDTNEEGGRKCLVAVLREMLTSPQTPSSLVVSLTDKLLALVPDDNRRVLTVAEIISDLRAPVAEASQPPDENASRRQRIQLAEVKVRIMEAKQALEESVGAQDFGRAAQLKDVIAEQENRRNQILREIEASVQTVDNEIRAEKNDPETLLRCLTMCAELLKQMNVKNPIGPTVGALMSSLVLPGIASAHPTVRSTAVVCLGLCALHSRQLAKTHFVLLLQIAQLDEVKIRIIALRAVTDQLLLFGFQLLSDDGDGGKPPSPDRETAAPGEADGEDGARNVLVMLSELLDSEVSELRTATAEGLAKLMYAGRVSSAKILSRLVLLWYNPLTEDDVGLRHCLGVFFQLYARQSRAHQEVVEESFLPTMRTLLNAPATSPLAQVDVNNVAELFVELTRPSALVKPDAEEVRVHDYLALRVCGEMLRDPKAPEVHLYAKTLSYLELSGNQTVREDLLSLLQQLAQVVKERVSLRALDKLISQLADSREEAEVLGASVPRPKDVGADETVADEPPKAPARGKRGQRKAGAAKGGRKASKRTGSSEESDGENVPDAVPAARPSRRAKIAAMEKTKLDLNPLLNQEANVS